attagcgtcctcatcgcctacacaaatctgcccctcatcctcttctaattccaaagtggcatcctcaattggtgtatcaccggctacactcggactgttcaggcacacatcagcagaactgctgaaagggtccttctttatgggtacactaacagaatgctcacgattagacttaccactgttggatggactctccacagggattgttgtcatttctgattcagagcatacattatcctctaatgccttactattttctttcagctcggctttgacgcgtaacagtagttgtgcaccactttcagactcaaaattacttggttttgcttgatcacgagtgaccgtacaagaagaaggctcgttaacatttttggatctgccactaatagagaaaggcgaaggcctcattctttctttgccactgtgtgtgtagaatggcatgttggcaattttttttgggtgtgtgtttttttcccagatttaaaaagactatgtacttttacatcgcctttaccagatgacgtactgggaacactaccatctgGAGTggggacagaacctggttgctgattctgctcatatgtggactgctttgaatccattttaatgacacCAAATCaattgtagtgaaaaatattgtattagatagatattgcttacaaatattactttttttgacagccagaaaaatttgtgtaaaacactgggggatATTGCACATCCCAAATCACTTGtattgaaaaatattgtattaaatagatattcctgacaaagatgactttttttgacagccagaaaaatttagtgtaaaacactggggaatatgagacaccccaaaagcacttggtgtgcccaaaaaataaataaaaacctccTCTATTCTCCTCTAATAactgcaaatggtattaatattgtaattgtagagattaggatagaaacagttttgtgtacactaattgctctgtccctgcgctaatatagcctgtgacttaaccctgctctgtccctctgtcaaatggtgatggattgctgtggaggctggtatttatgcttttcaaatctcacgagaaccgagctcagaaatacgaatacgtcacaatgacgttttgccttgattttgagtctgaatgggtgggagagtactgagcctgctcggctcggtactcagatagggtaaattcggatgaattcggatctcagggaaccgagtcCACCCATCTCTAACTAGAACTGAAACTAAAAGCGATCTAAGATACAGTGAGCTAATTGATGATAATATTGCTCATATTCTAGAACAGCTACAATATTCCTAGCTGTAATTTACATGGTTAGAGCTATCAGAGACTGTTCTATAATAGAACATGATATGATCTATTTATATATGGATTACTGTATGCTTACATCATGCATtccaaataacacacacattatatatatatatatatatatatatatatatatatatatatataaatatatatatatatacatacatatttaacaCAGTAATGTGCAAAACAGCATGTATCAGTGTTATCTCTAATTTAGAGATACACATGTAAGAGATTTAACTACCGATTGACTTTAGACATCTTTGGCTCTGCTTCCCCTACtgatctcacacactttactctttatatttcacttttaagTTCAGTTTTAATtaagttaaataaaattaaatttttaatatGTGTCTTCGATCTGCTGTTTGGGTGACATATGACAAAATCATTTTCCATGTTCCCATCTCCAGTTTTTGAATTTATTTCAGAATGATAGGTGTGCCTCTCACAAGTAGTATTTCTCCCTTTTATTctgtttgtgtatatgtttttatactgCAGAGAGAGCACCCTATAAGAAgtatcattcatgattaatgtacaGATTAAAATTTTAATGCTACATTTCATTAGTGCCGAGGGTCATAATTTTGTGTTTCTGACATTGGTAATTCAATGCCGTAATTCAAACATATCTTTTTACAAAGGTTAGATATGGCAAAGTTTTATCCTCTTCTTACTGAATTGTATTCTTCAAGTAaacttaaaaaagtatttttaaaaatttgcATATTAAATCATATAAAAAACTGAGCTAACTTCTTTACTTATTCCCATGGGCCAGAATAAGGGTAACATGTGCTGAATATTAGGAAAGACCTATGGTGAGCAGTACAACGCCAACGAAATGGCAGTGATCAGCTTAATCAGAGGCATAGGTAGAGCCTCCCACTAACAACCTCATTCTCCCTCTTCTCTACCCACATACAGTATGATGCATACACCACTAACTGGGTCGTGCAgcatataaagaaataaatagtgGAAAATACCTCCTAATTGTTCTTCAAGTACCTGGCTAAGGAAGCCATTACCCCACCATAGGAATTATCCTAATGGAATCAGCACAGTCGAAAGTTAAAATTATGTTATTATACTGACAATGAatgaagacaaaacaaaaaatgcatataaatggtATTGTGAAGGAGCTTCTATATCGTCGCTGATGACGCAGTCtcggtgggcggagcttgagccacaGATAATGGCCACTAGCATCCCACTGCTGTTTACTTGCACCAAACTTATGagcagattaagatatgaactggctgaaagtCAGAGCGtttcaaacaaagaaattgtctctcataTGTGGCTCCACAGTAAATTAGCttcaaacaaatgaaaaacatgtgCTGACAAGACAGGAAGTTACagctaagaaacacagagcagtgaaTCATCATTGCAGGCAATGTCCAGTTGTTTGGGTGTAGTAAAGGTCACAAcccccacctgaagcaatgcattctgggtaaagatGTATAAGCCACTGAAGCAGCTGAAGCAGGCAATACAGTCCTCTTTTgaccacaccacatacacacctaGAAGTAATGACATCTCGTCTACCTGGAGCATACAGGACACACTCCACAGCAAGCTTATACATTATCTGTCTGTATCTCTGCCTACATCTTATATgtccatctatttctattaacttccCTTGCTTGCATGTGTTTCTAttaggtgtcacccttgactcctctctctcttttgccccccacattcattcccttgcccagtcctgtcacttccaactccgcaacatggCCCGCATCCgttccttcctctctcaggatggcaccaaaactatcatccacacactcatcatctcccgcctggattattgcaaccttctcctctctggcctcccccactttcatctctcccccctccgctctatactcaacacggctgcaagactcatcttcctctcacgccgctcctcttctgcctcccctctctgcctctccctacactggcttcccttcccctataaaATCCTCTTCAAGCTATCCCGGTAGAGAGGGGACAAAATTATCCTCTGaaattgtgcctttttctccAAATGCTTCCTACCAGCAAATGCCACTATAATGGAACCAAAGATCTATTGGCCGTGAAGGGGGTTTTCTTTGAATGGTGACATTTACTCGAGAGATCACATATTCTAATAACCATTTATACAGATCACAAAAACCTTAAGTATTTGAAAACCATTGGGCATCTAATCAGGTGACAAGCTACTATGAAGAAGACGCAATCTACCCATGCCAGAGatgacattgtatatatatatatatatatatatatatatatacatatacatccttaatacaaaacattttatataatggtGGAGCAAGATTATTAATACATGTAGAGACAATCCACAGGGTATTTCCATCACTCCTATATTGCAGAAGTTCTATATCTATGTCCCTGAAATGCAAAATATTtgaaagtgaaatataaaacttTGACTGATGATTATTATGATGCAGACAATGATTAATAGTATTACATTATGCAAATGTACCGTgagaagtaaataaataattttctcaTCTCCCATATATTAGGAATTTAGGACAAAATATTGTTACTCAGATAATAGAAATGAACAAGATTTTCATGTATTCTATATGTGAAATTAGATTATAGTGGATTGTGACCAGTGTGTACTGGAAAATGGTAGAAGCGACAAGGTCAGGactatgtgttttggttttaaaatTATCTAAAGGAAAATGCAGTGATCATGAAACACATTAATCGGGACCATTCATGTGGTTGTGAAAGGTTTAGTTAAAATGCTTTTTAGCCTTCTAAGCAATGCTTTGGAATAATGCCAGTGAGCATAAAAGAACAATAGTCACATAGAACGACAAGTCAGTATACTTCTGCTTACAGAAGATAAATTGTGTATATAAAGCTCCCTTTCCTCATGCCCTGAATACACAGTTCACTAGAACTCATTTAAACCAACAACATGGGAAAGGTAAAATATCCCTAAAATCATATATGTGTTTTACCGTTCAATTACTAAAAAAGTGATTTATGTTAGACAGAACTGACAACAGTCTGACTGAACAATTTGTGTTCAACAGAATTTGTTTTATGCatgtaatgtaaatgtttaccaagcaatttttttttaaatatgaacatATTATTTGTTCACAGATTATTTTCTACGAGGACAGGAACTTCCAGGGTCGCTCCTATGAGTGCAACTCTGAATGTCCAGACttgtcctcatattttagacGCTGTAACTCCATTCGTGTGGACAGTGGAAACTGGATCCTGTATGAACACCCCAACTACAGAGGACACCAGTACTTCCTCCATAGAGGCGAGTACCCTGAATTCCAGAATTGGATGGGTTACAATGACTCCATTCGGTCTTTGCGCCTAAGCCCACAGGTAACTAGCAACCATTTTTATTTAGTAAGGTCTTTTAAAATACAACatgttaacatttaataaattgttcAACAAAACTCATCAACTTAGTGCCTTGAACTTAGAAAAAGTGAGTAAATTAAGATCACTTATAATTGTGTTATATAGTTACAGTGTATTAGTTTCAGAAATggattatatttgaaaattaatataattgtcatttttaatattattatggcAGCACCAAGGTTCATTCAGAGTCAGGATCTATGAGAAAGAAGACTTCAGAGGTCAGATGATGGAATTCAATGAAGATTGTCATAATGTCAATGAGAGATTCCGTTACAATGATATCCACTCTGCTCATGTACAAGATGGGTACTGGATGTTCTATGAAGAGCCCAACTACAGGGGACGTCAGTTTTATCTGAGACCTGGAGAGTACAGAAGATACACTGATTGGGGAGCCACAAGCCCAAGAATTGGTTCCTTCAGGCGTGTCCATCATACCTattaaaaaagcagaaaaatccaactgtttttttcattcattaaaaCATTTTGAATTCATTGTTTGTTAAAATGtagtaaatatttctttatttattttagttcttCAGCCTAAATCTCCAATTAGCCCTTGTCTTGCTGAAGAAAGAAATGTACAATATTAGTGTAAGCTGGTATTTGTATAATACCATAGAATAAGTGTCTGTGATATAATCTCATGTCTGTCATCTAGTCGTTCCATTAGAACAGGGTAAGGAAGGTGGCACTTTTATTAGTTCAATTTAGTTTGTATGTACCTGACATTGGTGATTTAATGCCCTAATTTGAACACATATCTTTGCAAAGGCTAAATATTGCAATGTTTCATTCTCTTCTTACTGAATTTCATTCTTCAAGTAAACTTAAAAAAGCACTTTTGAAAATTCACATAttaaatcatataaaaaaaaactgatcTAACTTCTACACTTCTACCCCAGGGCTAGAATAAAAGCAACATGTGCTGGATATTATTAAATACCTATGGTGAGCGGCACTATGCCAACGGTAGTTgagtgaaatgaatcatggaggGCATGGGTAGAGCCTCCCTTCAACAACCTCAATCTCCCTCTCCTCTACCCACATACTGTTGGATGCATACACCAGTAACTGAGTCGTGCAGCATGTAAAGACATAAATAGTGGAAAATACCTCCCACTTGTGCTTTAAGTTCCTGACTGCGGCATCCAGTCCCCCACAATTGGGACTAGCCTGATGGAATCAGCacattgaaaagttaaaattatgttattttaatcaCAATGAATAATGACAAAACAGAAAATGCAAATATATGGTATCAATCAATTGAGACAAGAGACTACATATAAATATGGTACCAatcaatatagacaggagactgcATATAAGTAGTCTCAATCTATATAGACAGGAGACTGCATATGAAAATGGTATCAATCAAATTAGTGAGAAGTAAATTATGACAATATCTACAGGAGACTGCACATTGCATCCCCAAGGGGAAACAAAATGGATGTATGtaagtaaaacaaaacatgtattgtacatatatgcataataatttgcccAGTACTAGGaatagatatacaatacaaagaacatcctaatgacatgcaatacagagagtatccttcTTACCATAAAATATACATAGAGCATACCAGTGATATACAACAataagagcattctagtgaccagtgcacaatacagagagcatccttttGACTTAAATACAACAAGAAGAGCATTATAATGACCAATGAACAATACACACAGAATCCTTTTGACCAATATGCCTCAAAGAGGGCATCCTAGTGATGGATAtgcagtcatgggcaaaagttttgcgcatgacacaagtattgtttttttacaaagtttgctgcttcaatgttttttagacctttttgtcagatgttgctatagtatactgatgtaaaattacaagcatttcataagtgtcaaaggcttttattgacaattacattaagtttaaggtaagagtcaatatttgcagtgttgacccttttttttaaatcctctGCAATTAAcgttggcatgctgtcaatcaacttctgggccacatactgactgatggccacccattcttgcctaatcactgcttggagtttgtcagaatttgagggtttttgtttgtccaccttcctcatgaagattgaccacaagttctcaatgggattaaggtctggggagtttcctggccattaaCCCAAAGTTTCATTGTTTTGATCCCCACGTCATTTATTTATCAagtttgccttatggcaaggtgctccatcatgctataaaaggcattgttcgtcactgttggcatgacacaggtctGATGaaagtgctcacctttccttctccggccaagcgtttttccagatgcctcaaacaatctgaaaggggatttgttgtgatttgcagttatttataagggataaatcataactgtagTGTAAATAGGTTATCCCAAATGAATTCATTGATaagtttaaagtgtaaaatgtgaagtcagaaagtctgatgtaaatttattggatggctttgcacatcccagtgtaagaagatagaagtgtcacctgggggcagcttcaaagagctcctggGGTGAGATATAGCCTtgttgtgacacctgaatagacgtttAGGCATGTGGTCTTGCTCAAAGATGCCATGTGCTGACTtaggctatatgtaatatagagaaaatgaattcagttttaaaatatgccacttaaaatcaattaaagtagtgatcaaccacatattcctcaatagcatgatgaagggcagcttatatgttgaattaagaattctgccccacagagaaataaaggaaatgagtgtaagctctgcgaatacactgtatttaggtgtCAAAGCAGATATGGATATCGAAGGCCGGGTGCAACAATGGGGAACAGGAGGAGAAATATAGGGAttgcaatattaataaaaatcaGTCCCAAAGTCAGTACAAGTACAAATCTTCTAACTTCACCTATACCAATACTCCAGATATAGGACTTTCATCAATACGATTCCTTTTATTCAATATATCCTTTGTGTAGTGTGTCCACTTgtttcaaaaagcaccaccacaatatataaataatcctTTTAAACACCTCTTTCCTCTCCTCACCATAATGCAcatagggagagaacagagagagaactCATAGTGTGTtaagttaatctatttattttttatataaacataaggttaaaaacactcacatttagtAAGTTT
The Mixophyes fleayi isolate aMixFle1 chromosome 1, aMixFle1.hap1, whole genome shotgun sequence DNA segment above includes these coding regions:
- the LOC142103962 gene encoding gamma-crystallin-3-like, which translates into the protein MGKIIFYEDRNFQGRSYECNSECPDLSSYFRRCNSIRVDSGNWILYEHPNYRGHQYFLHRGEYPEFQNWMGYNDSIRSLRLSPQHQGSFRVRIYEKEDFRGQMMEFNEDCHNVNERFRYNDIHSAHVQDGYWMFYEEPNYRGRQFYLRPGEYRRYTDWGATSPRIGSFRRVHHTY